The following coding sequences are from one Desulfosporosinus orientis DSM 765 window:
- a CDS encoding NUDIX hydrolase: protein MDKVKLQELVDNMPAIPGINGKEEYFNSAVLVLLMLMDEEYHFVFQKRSATIRQAGEICFPGGKFDPDKDSDFKETALRETSEELGVPYDKICIVGVLDTVISNMGTTVDAFLGILNIKNLEELNINPSEVERIFSVPVSYFEETEPEIYQVCISAQPSYINEAGEEVVLFPAKELGLPERYTKPWGNSVNKIYVYRVAGETIWGITARLIRDVISRIK from the coding sequence ATGGATAAAGTTAAGCTACAAGAGTTAGTGGATAATATGCCTGCAATACCGGGAATTAATGGCAAGGAAGAGTATTTTAATTCTGCGGTTTTAGTTCTTCTGATGCTCATGGATGAAGAGTACCACTTTGTTTTTCAAAAAAGGTCCGCAACCATAAGGCAAGCCGGTGAAATTTGCTTTCCAGGAGGAAAATTTGATCCGGATAAAGACTCTGATTTTAAGGAAACGGCCCTTAGAGAAACTTCAGAAGAGTTAGGTGTACCCTATGATAAGATATGTATTGTCGGCGTTCTTGATACAGTTATCTCAAATATGGGTACTACAGTTGACGCATTTTTGGGTATACTAAACATTAAAAATCTGGAAGAGTTAAATATTAATCCATCTGAGGTTGAAAGGATTTTTTCCGTCCCGGTCTCATACTTTGAGGAAACAGAGCCGGAAATCTATCAAGTTTGTATTTCCGCGCAACCCTCGTATATTAATGAAGCTGGTGAAGAAGTTGTGCTTTTTCCTGCTAAAGAACTGGGTTTGCCGGAAAGATATACTAAACCCTGGGGGAATAGCGTAAACAAGATCTATGTTTACAGGGTTGCCGGGGAAACGATTTGGGGAATAACTGCGAGATTAATCAGGGATGTCATCTCAAGGATCAAATAA
- a CDS encoding ABC transporter substrate-binding protein, with protein sequence MKKPLAVLISTFMTLALVFSLTACAPSKTENTGSTDGPKKIGIVQIVEHPSLNTIRESLIEELQAQGYKDGEQITIDYQNAQGDQTNLKTIAQKFVSNKYDLIIAIATPSAQAVVSETKDIPILFSACTDPLGSGLVTDMEKPGGNVTGTSDAVSAEKIMELAKRITPDFKTIGALYNSSETNSVAVINELKEYAKKNNINVVDATVTNSSEVQQAVTSLVDKADVLFSPIDNTVASAMPVVTQITNKAKKPIYVGADSMVKDGGLATYGINYQVLGKETGAMAAEILKGKKPGDMPVKTMKDMDIYLNKTTANAIGITIPDDVMKEAAQVFEN encoded by the coding sequence ATGAAAAAACCATTGGCGGTATTGATCTCAACCTTTATGACCTTAGCTCTCGTGTTTTCTCTAACAGCTTGTGCCCCCAGTAAAACTGAAAACACAGGCAGTACTGACGGACCGAAGAAAATAGGAATCGTCCAAATCGTTGAACATCCTTCACTTAATACTATTAGAGAGTCCTTAATTGAAGAATTGCAAGCCCAAGGGTATAAAGACGGTGAACAAATTACGATTGATTATCAAAATGCGCAAGGTGATCAAACGAACTTAAAAACGATAGCTCAAAAATTTGTCAGCAATAAATATGATCTTATTATAGCTATCGCTACTCCCTCGGCTCAGGCTGTGGTAAGCGAAACGAAAGATATTCCCATTTTGTTTTCAGCATGTACAGACCCTCTCGGATCCGGATTGGTTACGGATATGGAAAAGCCCGGCGGTAATGTCACAGGTACTTCGGATGCCGTTTCTGCCGAAAAAATAATGGAGCTTGCTAAACGCATCACTCCTGATTTTAAAACAATTGGGGCATTATATAACTCAAGTGAAACTAATTCGGTAGCTGTAATTAATGAGCTTAAAGAATATGCCAAGAAAAACAATATAAACGTTGTTGATGCAACTGTAACAAATTCATCGGAAGTTCAGCAGGCAGTAACTTCTCTGGTTGACAAAGCGGATGTGCTCTTCTCCCCCATTGATAATACAGTAGCTTCAGCTATGCCAGTCGTCACTCAAATAACCAATAAAGCCAAGAAACCAATTTATGTCGGAGCTGATTCTATGGTTAAAGACGGAGGTTTAGCGACTTACGGAATCAATTATCAAGTATTGGGAAAAGAAACCGGAGCAATGGCTGCAGAGATTTTGAAAGGTAAAAAGCCTGGGGATATGCCGGTGAAGACCATGAAGGACATGGATATTTATCTTAACAAAACCACTGCTAATGCCATTGGGATTACCATACCCGATGATGTAATGAAAGAAGCTGCTCAGGTATTTGAAAATTAA
- a CDS encoding ABC transporter permease has translation MSVMVLQGSVELGIIYAIMALGVFVSFRTLNMPDLSVDGSFVLGAAVSAVLTLKGQPFLGLGIAFIAGCGAGSITALLHTKLKIQPLLAGILTMLALYSLNLKVMSGRANIPLINKTTVFSLFEGMFGDYYKLVFSLALLVLILFLLFLFLKTRLGFALRATGDNDHMVRALGVNTDLIILVGLALSNGLVAVAGALIAQSQSFVDIGMGIGMVVIGLASVIIGEVVFGISSLLRRLIAVILGSILYRLIIAFALEIGMPPTDLKLVSAVIVALAMSMPIFKKRLSVVKRKISVRSHERSK, from the coding sequence ATGAGTGTCATGGTGTTACAGGGTTCCGTCGAATTGGGAATAATCTATGCAATAATGGCGCTGGGGGTTTTTGTTTCCTTTAGAACCCTTAATATGCCGGATCTAAGTGTGGACGGTAGTTTTGTCCTTGGTGCGGCAGTGTCTGCGGTCTTGACTCTTAAAGGGCAACCATTTCTGGGGTTAGGAATCGCTTTTATTGCGGGTTGTGGAGCAGGGAGTATTACGGCCTTGCTGCATACCAAACTGAAGATTCAACCGCTATTAGCCGGAATCCTAACCATGTTGGCTTTGTATTCTTTGAACCTCAAGGTTATGAGCGGCAGGGCTAATATTCCTTTAATTAATAAAACCACTGTTTTTTCCCTTTTTGAAGGAATGTTCGGAGATTATTACAAGCTGGTGTTTTCATTAGCATTGCTGGTCTTGATCCTGTTTTTGCTCTTTCTCTTTCTGAAAACGAGGCTTGGCTTTGCCTTGAGGGCAACTGGGGACAATGATCATATGGTCAGGGCGCTGGGGGTCAATACGGATTTAATTATCCTTGTGGGATTGGCCCTGTCTAATGGTTTAGTTGCCGTTGCGGGTGCTCTGATTGCTCAGTCACAATCCTTTGTTGATATTGGTATGGGAATTGGGATGGTTGTGATTGGCTTAGCTTCTGTGATTATCGGTGAAGTTGTATTCGGAATAAGTTCTCTTTTAAGAAGACTTATAGCGGTTATTCTAGGCTCAATTCTTTACCGTTTAATCATCGCTTTTGCCCTGGAAATAGGCATGCCTCCTACGGACTTGAAACTTGTATCAGCGGTGATTGTTGCCCTAGCTATGTCAATGCCTATTTTCAAGAAGCGCCTTTCAGTTGTGAAACGGAAGATTTCAGTGAGATCACATGAAAGGAGCAAATAA
- a CDS encoding ABC transporter ATP-binding protein, which translates to MLRVESLSKIFGKGSINEKLALNNISLSLQEGEFVTIIGGNGAGKSTLMNCISGVYGIDEGRVLLDSADVTFEPEYKRSRYIGRVFQDPLRGTAHDMTIEENLAIAFAKGKPAGLQPGVTKKDLAQFKERLKLLDLGLENRIKQKVGLLSGGQRQALTLLMATIIKPKLLLLDEHTAALDPTIARKVLSLTRKIVAEEKLCTLMITHNMKASLEYGTRTIMMHEGKIMMDLQGEERKEMTVDRLIEQFEKRSGAELDNDRMLLG; encoded by the coding sequence GTGCTTAGAGTAGAATCTTTAAGTAAAATCTTTGGAAAAGGCAGCATAAATGAGAAGCTCGCCTTAAATAATATTAGCTTATCCCTTCAGGAAGGCGAATTTGTGACGATTATCGGCGGCAATGGGGCGGGAAAATCTACCCTTATGAACTGTATCTCCGGTGTCTATGGAATTGATGAGGGCAGGGTTCTTCTGGACTCAGCGGATGTTACCTTTGAACCTGAGTATAAACGTTCCAGATATATTGGCAGAGTATTTCAAGACCCTTTAAGAGGTACTGCCCATGATATGACTATCGAAGAGAATTTGGCTATTGCTTTTGCGAAAGGAAAACCTGCGGGATTGCAGCCTGGGGTTACGAAAAAGGACCTTGCTCAATTTAAAGAACGTCTTAAACTCTTGGATCTTGGTCTGGAAAATCGGATTAAACAGAAGGTAGGGCTTCTTTCGGGAGGACAGCGCCAGGCGCTGACTCTTCTCATGGCTACAATCATAAAGCCGAAGCTCCTGCTTTTGGATGAACATACGGCAGCTCTTGATCCGACTATTGCCCGAAAGGTATTAAGTCTGACTCGTAAAATCGTTGCAGAAGAAAAACTTTGCACTCTGATGATTACCCATAACATGAAAGCCTCTTTGGAATATGGAACGCGAACCATTATGATGCATGAAGGAAAAATCATGATGGATCTTCAGGGTGAAGAACGTAAAGAAATGACTGTCGACCGTTTGATTGAACAGTTTGAAAAACGCAGCGGCGCCGAGTTGGACAATGACCGCATGTTATTAGGTTAA
- a CDS encoding helix-turn-helix domain-containing protein, with protein sequence MGRRGTSYEKKLGAVEKYKRGEGSQESIAREYGVHKSSLQQWIANYEAMGPAGLAIGHTNSRYSVELKTAAIEAYLRGEGSQVEICKRYSIRNKVQLQDWIKLYNGHKDLRTTGGRGRDIYMTKGRLTTLDERIEIVSYCIAQGKDYGAVIEKYGVSYQQIYSWVRKYEVKGVEGLVDKRGKSKSLEEMNEMERLRAENRMLRAENYQKEMEIAVLKKAQEIEGRRG encoded by the coding sequence ATGGGAAGAAGAGGAACCAGTTATGAAAAGAAATTGGGAGCGGTAGAGAAATACAAGCGTGGAGAAGGAAGCCAGGAAAGCATAGCGAGGGAATACGGAGTACATAAATCTAGCTTACAGCAATGGATAGCAAATTATGAAGCCATGGGACCAGCTGGGCTGGCAATTGGACATACGAACAGCAGATACAGTGTCGAACTAAAAACAGCAGCAATAGAAGCGTATCTCCGAGGCGAAGGAAGTCAAGTGGAGATATGTAAGAGGTATAGCATCCGTAATAAAGTGCAGCTCCAGGATTGGATAAAGTTATATAATGGTCATAAAGATCTTCGGACCACCGGAGGGCGAGGGAGAGATATCTATATGACCAAAGGACGATTGACCACGTTAGACGAGCGGATTGAAATTGTCAGCTACTGTATTGCTCAAGGTAAGGACTATGGTGCAGTAATCGAGAAGTATGGAGTTTCCTATCAGCAGATATATAGCTGGGTACGCAAGTATGAGGTAAAAGGCGTAGAGGGACTCGTCGACAAGCGCGGGAAAAGCAAGTCGTTGGAAGAAATGAACGAAATGGAGCGCCTTCGCGCAGAAAATAGGATGCTCAGAGCCGAGAACTACCAAAAAGAAATGGAGATTGCAGTATTAAAAAAAGCACAAGAAATCGAAGGGAGGCGGGGCTAA
- a CDS encoding IS3 family transposase: MKKSTRNRREAGLSGVRQESIYLAIKELHEKEAYPVENICRILDLNRSSYYKWLHRSKSIREYENEALLHKLGYLYAEFHGIYGYRRLTDELNARYETSYNYKRIYRLTQLVGIKAVIRRKRPQYQRSTPEVTAENILSRDFTAEKLNEKWLTDVTEFKYGDNAKLYLSAILDLKDKGVVSFAMGRSNNNQLVFDTFDLAVSKYPGAHPMFHSDRGFQVRQEVA; the protein is encoded by the coding sequence ATTAAAAAAAGCACAAGAAATCGAAGGGAGGCGGGGCTAAGTGGCGTCCGTCAAGAAAGTATTTACCTGGCTATAAAGGAACTGCATGAAAAAGAAGCATACCCAGTTGAGAATATTTGCAGAATATTAGACCTGAACAGGTCATCCTATTACAAATGGCTCCACCGCAGCAAGAGCATCCGTGAGTATGAAAACGAAGCTTTGCTGCACAAGCTTGGTTATCTCTATGCGGAATTCCACGGAATATATGGATACAGGCGACTAACAGATGAGCTGAACGCCCGATACGAGACCAGCTACAACTACAAGAGAATATATCGTCTGACCCAACTGGTGGGCATAAAAGCAGTCATCCGTAGGAAGCGTCCGCAGTACCAACGTTCTACGCCGGAAGTTACAGCCGAAAACATTCTCAGCCGTGATTTCACGGCTGAAAAGCTTAATGAGAAGTGGTTGACCGACGTCACAGAATTCAAGTATGGAGATAATGCAAAGCTGTATTTGAGCGCAATTCTAGACCTCAAAGACAAAGGTGTTGTCTCTTTCGCTATGGGCCGCAGCAATAATAACCAGCTCGTATTTGATACTTTTGATTTGGCAGTTTCCAAATACCCGGGTGCCCATCCGATGTTTCACAGCGACCGCGGTTTTCAAGTGCGACAAGAAGTCGCTTGA
- the ltrA gene encoding group II intron reverse transcriptase/maturase, with translation MDGKLMNFSNSTTDKTERLKDYKALADQWESIDWIQVQKDVNRLQTRIAKATVKGDKNKVKRLQYLLTHSFNAKAFAVKKVTSNKGKNTSGVDKKLWSTSASKMKAVLALTDKHYRTKPLRRVYIEKKGKNKKRPLGIPTMYDRAMQTLYALALEPVAETTGDDISFGFRKGRSAKDACEQIFCVLARKCSPTWILEGDIKGCFDNINHDWLQENIPMDKRIMNQFLKSGFIYEGNLFPTIVGSPQGGAISSLYANMTLDGLEQLIQDKYHRNSKGKIENHYRAKTKVNLVRYADDFIITANTKEIAEEIKDVVSQFLKIRGLTLSEEKTMITHIDDGFDFLGWTFRKYKGKLIVKPSKTSIKTMIRKCATIILKEGKAHRQSKLIRRLNQVIRGWSNYHRHVVASQAFSYVNNTLYLLLQCWAKHRHPNKSKWWRMNKYWHEKNGKRWLFLSDEYSLINLRRIAIIRHSKLQISKNPFIHEAYFVKRRMKLKSLIAARNGEEMPEPYERETLTYGS, from the coding sequence ATGGACGGTAAACTTATGAATTTTAGTAACTCAACGACGGATAAAACCGAGAGGCTAAAAGACTACAAAGCACTAGCCGACCAGTGGGAATCCATTGACTGGATACAGGTGCAAAAGGATGTCAATAGGCTACAAACCAGAATTGCCAAGGCGACAGTGAAGGGTGACAAGAACAAAGTTAAACGATTGCAATACTTACTAACCCATTCATTCAATGCAAAAGCCTTTGCAGTAAAGAAAGTAACCTCGAATAAAGGGAAAAACACCTCTGGTGTAGACAAGAAGTTATGGTCAACTTCGGCTTCAAAAATGAAAGCTGTGTTAGCACTTACGGATAAACACTACAGGACAAAACCTCTTAGGCGAGTTTACATTGAAAAGAAAGGCAAAAACAAGAAACGACCGTTGGGAATCCCCACCATGTACGACAGGGCCATGCAGACACTGTATGCACTAGCACTCGAACCAGTAGCCGAAACTACAGGAGACGACATCTCCTTTGGTTTTCGTAAAGGAAGAAGTGCTAAAGATGCCTGTGAACAGATATTTTGTGTACTGGCAAGAAAATGTTCTCCTACATGGATCTTAGAAGGAGACATAAAGGGCTGTTTTGATAACATTAATCATGATTGGTTACAAGAGAATATACCGATGGACAAAAGAATAATGAACCAATTTTTAAAATCGGGATTCATTTATGAGGGTAACCTATTTCCTACGATCGTCGGTTCACCACAAGGCGGGGCTATATCAAGTCTTTATGCAAATATGACCCTGGATGGTCTTGAACAATTAATTCAGGATAAATACCACCGAAATTCAAAGGGCAAAATAGAAAATCACTACCGTGCAAAAACCAAAGTAAATCTAGTGAGATATGCTGATGACTTCATCATAACCGCAAATACAAAAGAAATAGCGGAAGAAATCAAAGACGTTGTCAGTCAATTTCTTAAAATTCGAGGGTTAACTTTATCCGAAGAAAAAACAATGATTACGCATATAGATGACGGCTTCGACTTTCTTGGTTGGACATTTCGAAAGTACAAGGGAAAATTGATTGTCAAGCCATCAAAGACTTCAATAAAAACCATGATAAGGAAATGTGCTACTATTATTCTGAAAGAAGGAAAGGCACACCGTCAATCCAAATTAATCCGAAGATTAAATCAAGTGATTAGAGGATGGTCTAACTATCACAGACATGTTGTAGCAAGTCAAGCCTTTTCCTATGTCAACAACACACTATATCTTCTACTACAATGTTGGGCAAAACACCGACACCCCAACAAAAGCAAATGGTGGAGAATGAACAAGTATTGGCATGAAAAGAATGGGAAGAGATGGTTGTTCTTATCGGATGAATACAGCCTTATAAACCTAAGAAGGATAGCCATCATCCGACACTCTAAATTACAGATTTCTAAAAACCCCTTCATACACGAAGCATATTTTGTGAAAAGAAGGATGAAATTAAAATCACTGATTGCCGCCAGAAATGGTGAAGAAATGCCTGAGCCGTATGAGCGGGAAACTCTCACGTACGGTTCTTAG
- a CDS encoding SanA/YdcF family protein — MISVLFIISTYALIINYKVESVGKKYIVSSAEAPMVDAILVLGAYVFPSGTVSTMLNDRLTVGYELYEQEKAPKLLVSGDHGRKDYDEVNSMKNFLKAKGVPGKDVFMDHAGFSTYESMYRARDIFKVRKVIIVTQEYHLKRAVFVARALGLEAYGVASDKRDYGQVMGMYQLREIAARNKDFLWAKIIKPKPTYLGDAIPVFGDGKATDDQ, encoded by the coding sequence ATGATTTCTGTTCTGTTTATCATAAGTACTTATGCTTTGATCATTAATTATAAAGTTGAATCTGTGGGAAAAAAATATATCGTAAGTTCTGCGGAGGCTCCCATGGTGGATGCAATTCTGGTATTAGGAGCTTATGTCTTTCCCAGTGGAACAGTGTCCACGATGCTTAATGACCGCCTTACAGTGGGATATGAACTGTATGAACAGGAAAAGGCGCCTAAATTATTAGTTAGCGGAGATCATGGCAGGAAAGACTATGATGAAGTTAATTCAATGAAGAACTTTTTAAAGGCTAAAGGGGTTCCCGGTAAAGATGTGTTCATGGACCATGCGGGTTTCAGTACCTATGAAAGCATGTACAGAGCAAGGGATATTTTCAAAGTCCGGAAAGTCATCATAGTCACTCAGGAGTATCACTTGAAGCGAGCGGTTTTCGTGGCAAGAGCTTTAGGCTTGGAGGCTTATGGAGTTGCTTCTGATAAGCGTGATTACGGACAGGTGATGGGCATGTATCAACTTAGAGAAATCGCCGCTCGGAACAAAGACTTCTTATGGGCAAAAATCATTAAACCCAAACCAACATATCTGGGAGATGCCATCCCCGTCTTCGGAGATGGCAAAGCAACGGATGATCAATAA
- a CDS encoding enoyl-CoA hydratase/isomerase family protein, with translation MNLKTVNLDIMATGVAVLTFNRPETMNSVNDQLCLDVKAACKEAAENDQVKVLVITGAGKGWSSGGDITSLASMKDPISAKETYDGSGELVTAIYELKKPVIAALNGVVAGASVAACLACDLIIASERARMGFTFMQLAFCPDSGASHFLFQKVGYHKALELLWFGKILDAEEAEKLGLFNKVVPHEECLSEAIRWAEKLALQPLMTVELDKKLMREAGKNNYYQQTELEALYQVLTWSSEDFKEGCAAFAEKRKPVFKNR, from the coding sequence ATGAATTTAAAAACGGTTAATTTGGACATCATGGCTACGGGAGTAGCAGTGCTGACATTTAACAGGCCTGAAACCATGAATTCTGTCAATGATCAGCTTTGTCTAGATGTAAAAGCAGCCTGTAAGGAAGCAGCTGAGAATGACCAAGTTAAGGTGCTGGTTATCACGGGTGCGGGGAAAGGCTGGTCCAGCGGAGGGGATATTACAAGTTTAGCTTCTATGAAAGACCCTATCAGTGCCAAAGAAACCTATGATGGTTCCGGTGAGCTTGTCACAGCAATTTATGAACTGAAAAAGCCCGTCATAGCTGCACTCAACGGAGTGGTGGCTGGAGCTTCCGTTGCGGCTTGTTTGGCCTGTGATCTGATAATAGCTTCCGAAAGAGCGCGGATGGGCTTCACATTTATGCAGTTAGCTTTTTGCCCGGATAGCGGAGCCTCACACTTTCTTTTTCAAAAGGTAGGATATCACAAAGCTCTGGAGTTGCTGTGGTTTGGCAAAATCCTTGATGCAGAGGAGGCGGAAAAACTAGGATTATTCAATAAAGTTGTACCCCATGAGGAATGCTTGTCTGAAGCTATACGCTGGGCTGAAAAATTAGCGTTGCAGCCATTAATGACGGTAGAGCTGGACAAAAAACTAATGCGTGAGGCGGGAAAAAATAATTATTATCAGCAGACGGAGCTGGAGGCCTTGTACCAGGTCTTAACTTGGTCTTCCGAAGATTTTAAAGAAGGGTGTGCTGCTTTTGCTGAGAAGCGAAAGCCTGTGTTTAAGAATCGCTAG
- a CDS encoding cyclase family protein, translated as MQVVDLSHVISSDMPVFPGTEQPVFQKANTIEKDGFREAKITMYSHTGTHIDAPAHMIEKALCLDDLEIDKYIGTAVIVDVSKSKLSLIDLEALQSYAETINQADFLVLKTGWSRFWGQPNYYSGFPALSKEAAGWLSGFNLKGIGIDAISIDSMDTEDFPIHKLFSEKNILIIENLANLDLISQEIFILSIMPLKTKAADGSPVRAFAILDAQLS; from the coding sequence ATGCAGGTTGTTGATCTCTCCCACGTCATTTCTTCAGATATGCCTGTGTTTCCGGGAACGGAACAGCCGGTTTTTCAAAAAGCAAACACCATAGAAAAGGATGGCTTTCGAGAGGCGAAAATCACAATGTATTCCCATACAGGTACTCATATTGATGCTCCTGCCCATATGATCGAGAAAGCCCTCTGCCTGGATGATTTGGAGATTGATAAATACATTGGAACGGCTGTTATTGTCGATGTTTCTAAATCAAAGCTCAGCCTAATTGACCTGGAAGCCTTGCAGTCATATGCAGAAACTATAAACCAGGCGGATTTTCTTGTTCTAAAAACAGGATGGAGCCGTTTTTGGGGACAACCAAATTACTATTCCGGTTTTCCTGCCTTAAGCAAAGAAGCAGCCGGTTGGCTGTCAGGATTTAACCTGAAAGGAATCGGTATAGATGCCATTTCTATTGATAGTATGGATACAGAGGACTTTCCAATTCACAAACTATTTTCAGAGAAGAACATTTTAATTATTGAGAATCTTGCAAACTTGGATTTAATCAGCCAAGAAATATTTATCTTAAGCATCATGCCATTAAAGACTAAGGCTGCCGATGGTTCACCTGTGCGGGCATTTGCTATCCTAGATGCTCAATTAAGTTAA
- a CDS encoding CapA family protein: MIKRILAFLMTILLVGVFSAPVQGEENSNLSEINNTQQKKDFVDVQTIIPNVELDIRYATVNNFTHSKLYTSSRALLRRGTAEKLKKIADEVGKKGYHLKIWDAYRNPKVQFALWEHKPDSRYIANPHKGYSSHSRGSAVDLTLVNSQGKELEMPSSFDCFTAQASQTNDNGLYLRKVMLKYGFKALATEWWHFEDLDEYQPFDDQVPVSLKANRKSGEVTITLSAIGDVTLGQDERFPYAESFNQYYASQGSGYFFSGVRGILSEDDLTIANLEGPLTEALDRPNKSFQGDRAFFFKGNPHYTAILKDGSVEAVNLANNHSMDFLYKGYFDTISTLDHVGIISFGGNKVSIFEKRGVRIGLIGVNTLGPIEEGVNTRNLMTDLKNCIKSLKEKTSLIIVSFHWGKENKYYPIEEQRKLGQFAVDQGADLVLGHHPHVLQAYELYKGKCIVYSLGNFVFGGNPNPWYKYTEIFRQEFRFANGKFVEAVPPQIIPCNLLTKYRPEPS, translated from the coding sequence ATGATTAAGAGGATTCTGGCTTTCTTGATGACGATACTACTTGTTGGCGTGTTTTCTGCTCCTGTTCAAGGAGAAGAAAACTCCAATCTCAGTGAAATAAATAATACTCAACAGAAAAAAGATTTTGTCGATGTTCAGACGATAATTCCCAATGTGGAATTAGATATTAGATATGCAACGGTTAATAATTTTACCCATTCGAAACTCTACACAAGTTCTCGAGCACTCCTTCGGCGCGGAACGGCTGAAAAACTTAAAAAAATTGCAGATGAAGTTGGGAAAAAGGGATATCATTTAAAAATTTGGGATGCTTATCGGAACCCTAAGGTACAGTTTGCCTTATGGGAACATAAACCTGATTCACGCTATATAGCCAATCCTCATAAGGGTTATTCCAGTCATAGTCGGGGATCAGCGGTTGATTTAACCTTGGTTAATTCTCAGGGAAAAGAGCTTGAAATGCCTTCAAGTTTTGACTGCTTTACTGCTCAAGCTAGTCAGACTAATGACAATGGATTGTATTTAAGGAAGGTAATGCTTAAGTACGGCTTTAAAGCATTAGCCACTGAATGGTGGCATTTTGAGGATTTGGATGAGTATCAGCCATTTGATGATCAGGTTCCGGTATCTCTAAAAGCCAATAGAAAAAGTGGAGAAGTGACGATAACCCTTAGTGCCATTGGTGATGTTACCTTGGGGCAAGATGAACGATTCCCCTATGCAGAAAGCTTTAATCAGTACTATGCAAGCCAAGGGTCTGGTTATTTCTTCTCTGGTGTAAGGGGGATTTTAAGCGAGGATGATCTGACGATTGCCAATTTAGAAGGGCCTCTCACAGAAGCCCTGGATCGGCCTAATAAGAGCTTCCAAGGAGACCGGGCTTTCTTTTTTAAGGGAAATCCACATTACACGGCAATCCTTAAGGATGGCAGTGTGGAAGCAGTTAACCTGGCCAATAATCATAGCATGGACTTTTTATATAAAGGATATTTCGACACTATCTCGACGTTAGATCATGTAGGGATTATTAGCTTTGGAGGGAATAAAGTTTCTATTTTTGAAAAGAGAGGTGTCAGAATAGGCTTAATCGGCGTTAACACCTTGGGACCCATCGAAGAGGGAGTTAACACAAGAAACTTGATGACGGATCTTAAGAATTGTATTAAATCTTTAAAAGAAAAGACCTCATTGATTATCGTAAGCTTTCATTGGGGTAAGGAAAACAAATATTACCCTATAGAAGAACAGCGTAAACTTGGGCAATTCGCTGTTGATCAAGGGGCAGACTTAGTTCTCGGTCATCATCCCCATGTCCTGCAGGCCTATGAACTATACAAAGGCAAATGTATTGTCTATAGTTTAGGTAACTTTGTGTTTGGAGGCAATCCTAACCCCTGGTATAAATACACCGAGATCTTTCGTCAAGAATTTCGCTTTGCTAATGGGAAGTTTGTTGAAGCAGTTCCGCCTCAGATAATACCGTGCAATTTATTGACAAAGTATCGGCCTGAGCCGTCATAG